A single region of the Corticium candelabrum chromosome 15, ooCorCand1.1, whole genome shotgun sequence genome encodes:
- the LOC134191178 gene encoding ankyrin repeat domain-containing protein 2-like encodes MSPEDKLVFAASCGDIRRIVELYNSGVSVNSCFSTTGSTALSRAARHGHLDVCRVLVQLGAQVYDSLSRNASSLHSASGGGHEEIVSYLLSVGARVNSMKSENDETAGHVAARWGRRGVLEILWKNGADFRLKSIKGRNVVEEALHWGEDETADWARRKTENSRSLQLCCKLAIIHFCGRTNILHLPLPQRLKDYLKQTA; translated from the exons ATGAGCCCGGAAGACAAACTCGTTTTCGCTGCTTCGTGTGGGGATATTAGGCGGATAGTTGAGCTATATAATAGTGGTGTTAGCGTTAACAGTTGTTTCTCAACTACCGGAAGCACGGCTTTAAGTCGTGCTGCTCGTCACGGGCATCTTGATGTCTGTCGCGTGTTGGTCCAACTTGGAGCTCAAGTGTATGACTCATTATCAAGAAATGCGTCCTCATTACATAGTGCAAGCGGTGGAGGACATGAAGAGATTGTTTCGTATTTACTCTCTGTTGGAGCACGAGTCAACAGCATGAAATCTGAGAACGATGAGACTGCTGGTCACGTGGCTGCGAGATGGGGAAGGCGTGGTGTGCTGGAGATATTGTGGAAGAATGGAGCCGATTTTAGATTGAAGAGTATCAAGGGAAGGAACGTAGTGGAGGAGGCATTGCACTGGGGAGAAGATGAGACGGCTGACTGGGCAAGACGGAAGACAGAAA ATTCGCGATCtctgcagttgtgctgcaagttGGCAATTATTCACTTTTGTGGTCGGACAAACATACTGCATTTGCCATTACCACAACGATTGAAGGATTATTTGAAACAAACTGCATAG
- the LOC134191179 gene encoding tropomyosin-like, translating into MSQQMEQIRRKVTMLRTEVEEAQARAAEGERRLEEANDKIDEQERTIASLNSKINMLENEIELEHKKYVDMKESYDALVNELGEI; encoded by the exons ATGTCTCAGCAAATGGAGCAA ATCCGAAGGAAAGTAACGATGTTACGGACTGAAGTCGAGGAGGCGCAGGCGAGGGCGGCTGAAGGAGAGAGGCGACTCGAAGAGGCGAATGACAAGATTGATGAGCAAGAGAGAACGATCGCTAGTCTTAACAGCAAG ATCAACATGCTGGAGAACGAAATTGAATTAGAGCACAAGAAGTACGTAGACATGAAGGAGTCGTATGATGCTTTGGTCAACGAGTTGGGAGAAATCtga
- the LOC134190864 gene encoding uncharacterized protein LOC134190864, translating into MSDLMSADRERAGLGCPKRTLSASREEVAWAFVGSLSTESILSAPIPRSVQQIASCLKSTFQDCCAIPLRKLESNPNDSAAWKLLFLIPRMLLQPGRGEKQSGIKKAMQLQQKFLNFQWEELIQLEKPSAVSKPSRLAQEQKKNAALRLIRCGEISKAAKVIISNGLAPASEETILKLKSKHPSHHSNVQVDGLKSQSANGLHLSLVAFLKAVHRCPKGSGSGPSGWRFEHLRDLCDNSVTRVGLFAICSTIAKGKIPTDIISLVSASRLIAIPKSNGDVRPIAIGECLRRLTAKAVCVDCKDTFSSYFNPVQHGVATPSGSELVIHHIQLLLEANPSWVMIKSDISNAFNSVDRQCLLSSVSSNFPELLPHVNQMYGVSSPLIFQKGSESVILSSEQGVHQGDPLGPVLFATSIHSTLVALQAKFPEVVLLAYLDDVFIVGQNNMALQVFASLEESFLPLNLKINQSKCELLSLQGDSNPSPIPTSTSGSVVLGSPVGTTSFVRSFCLSAAESGEDFCSRICNLDDSQSSVLLLRHCHSTRLNHLARTVPVSLLIPAAQKHDRTSCQTFRNILGTEDLSPALWNQISLPVKKGGFGVSPLERVSPAAFLAGWAHTCQSLLDRFPGSGSLLSSLSDPSESDGQIVHDLDEAAAMIPPLLLSDEDPKPVSYARHELLLADARKLQHRLSNAIAQKDTTALLASVVSDKDSARLQSLQGPYAGAWLDSIPSSRKFALSSPEFNLASCMRLGIPLPFGEWVANCECGSKLDAEGFHLLTCKSGGGPNWQHNSLVASWSDCLLDLGIHHRKEPRNRYSNSDDRPDIVVFDSENGSSLDLDVSFAHPWSKDYLKRTARICGFAAKKREDLKFSKYDQERLASGDSPAFTPLVFEHFGCWGEKAVDYLRVLSRKSRDAVGKSNTADFINFWRKRISVQIQKCNSRVLLRKIDRLTNSRRPYNHGQDWDAQSIWAS; encoded by the coding sequence ATGTCTGATCTCATGTCTGCAGATCGTGAAAGAGCTGGCCTTGGTTGTCCGAAGCGCACTTTGTCTGCTTCGCGGGAAGAAGTAGCCTGGGCATTTGTAGGTTCTCTGTCTACTGAGTCTATTTTGTCTGCACCAATTCCTCGGTCCGTCCAACAAATTGCATCTTGTCTCAAGTCAACTTTTCAAGACTGTTGCGCTATTCCACTTCGTAAGCTTGAGTCAAATCCAAACGATTCTGCTGCATGGAAGCTACTCTTCCTAATTCCAAGAATGCTTCTACAACCTGGCCGCGGAGAAAAACAGTCTGGCATCAAGAAGGCCATGCAGTTGCAACagaaatttttaaattttcagTGGGAAGAGTTGATTCAACTAGAAAAACCTTCAGCAGTTTCGAAACCTAGTCGTCTTGCACAAGAGCAGAAAAAGAATGCTGCCCTGAGGCTCATTCGCTGTGGTGAAATTTCGAAGGCAGCCAAGGTCATCATCAGCAATGGTTTAGCTCCAGCCTCAGAGGAAACGATCTTGAAGCTGAAAAGCAAACATCCAAGTCATCATTCAAATGTTCAAGTTGACGGTCTCAAGTCTCAATCTGCCAACGGGCTTCACCTCTCTTTGGTTGCTTTTCTCAAGGCTGTCCACAGATGCCCCAAAGGCTCTGGGTCAGGACCCTCTGGTTGGCGTTTTGAACATTTACGAGACTTGTGTGACAACAGTGTAACCAGAGTCGGTCTTTTTGCAATCTGTTCTACCATTGCTAAGGGTAAGATTCCCACTGACATTATCTCTTTAGTGTCTGCTTCTCGTCTTATTGCCATCCCTAAGAGCAATGGTGATGTTCGTCCCATTGCTATTGGAGAGTGTTTGAGGCGTTTGACTGCTAAAGCTGTTTGTGTCGATTGCAAGGACACGTTTTCATCATATTTCAACCCTGTTCAACATGGAGTTGCTACTCCTTCTGGTTCAGAGCTCGTTATCCATCACATTCAGCTTCTTTTGGAAGCCAACCCTTCTTGGGTTATGATTAAGTCGGACATCTCAAATGCGTTCAACAGTGTCGACCGAcaatgtcttctgtctagtgTCAGTTCCAACTTTCCGGAACTCTTGCCCCATGTCAATCAGATGTATGGAGTCTCGAGCCCTCTCATCTTCCAAAAGGGTTCAGAATCAGTCATTCTCTCTTCGGAACAGGGGGTGCATCAGGGGGACCCGTTAGGTCctgttttgtttgctacaTCAATTCACTCCACACTTGTTGCTCTGCAAGCTAAATTTCCGGAGGTTGTTTTGCTTGCCTACCTAGATGATGTTTTCATTGTGGGTCAAAACAACATGGCACTTCAAGTCTTTGCTTCTCTAGAAGAGTCATTCTTACCGCTCAATCTAAAGATCAATCAATCAAAATGTGAGTTGCTGTCTCTTCAGGGTGATAGTAATCCATCTCCTATTCCTACATCAACATCTGGTTCTGTTGTCTTGGGATCTCCAGTAGGCACCACAAGTTTTGTCCGTTCTTTCTGCCTATCTGCTGCAGAGTCTGGAGAAGACTTTTGTTCTCGGATATGCAACCTTGATGATAGTCAGAGCTCAGTTCTGCTTTTACGTCATTGCCACTCCACACGTCTTAACCACTTAGCCAGGACAGTTCCTGTTTCTCTTTTGATACCTGCAGCTCAGAAGCACGACCGAACTAGTTGTCAAACGTTCAGGAACATTCTTGGTACAGAGGATCTGTCACCCGCGCTTTGGAATCAGATATCGCTTCCTGTTAAGAAAGGTGGCTTTGGTGTTTCGCCTCTGGAGAGAGTTTCGCCTGCCGCCTTTCTTGCTGGTTGGGCACACACTTGCCAATCACTTCTAGACAGGTTTCCAGGTTCAGGTTCCCTGCTGTCGTCTCTGTCAGATCCATCTGAATCTGATGGCCAAATTGTCCATGACCTAGATGAGGCAGCCGCTATGATTCCGCCACTGTTGCTATCTGATGAAGATCCGAAACCAGTTTCGTACGCCCGCCATGAGCTTCTTTTAGCAGATGcaagaaaattgcaacacaGACTATCCAATGCTATTGCTCAAAAAGACACCACAGCCCTTTTAGCGTCAGTCGTCTCTGACAAAGATTCAGCACGATTACAATCTCTTCAAGGCCCCTACGCGGGAGCTTGGCTCGACTCTATACCCTCCTCTCGCAAGTTCGCGCTATCGTCTCCGGAATTTAATTTGGCGTCTTGCATGAGGTTGGGGATACCCTTGCCATTTGGAGAATGGGTTGCAAATTGCGAATGTGGATCAAAACTCGACGCTGAAGGTTTCCACCTACTTACTTGCAAGTCTGGCGGCGGTCCCAACTGGCAACACAACAGCCTTGTCGCAAGCTGGTCCGACTGCCTTCTCGATCTTGGTATACATCACCGAAAGGAGCCTCGCAACAGATACAGCAACAGTGATGATAGGCCTGATATCGTCGTATTTGACAGCGAAAATGGCTCATCTCTAGATCTAGATGTTTCATTCGCCCACCCCTGGAGCAAAGACTATCTGAAACGAACAGCTCGAATCTGCGGATTTGCTGCCAAAAAACGTGAGGACCTCAAGTTTTCAAAATATGATCAGGAACGTCTAGCAAGTGGTGACTCACCAGCATTCACACCTCTAGtttttgagcactttggctgCTGGGGTGAGAAAGCTGTCGACTACTTAAGGGTACTTTCGAGAAAATCTAGGGATGCTGTTGGAAAATCCAACACGGCTGACTTCATAAATTTTTGGCGTAAGCGCATCTCTGTTCAGATTCAAAAGTGCAATTCAAGGGTCCTATTAAGGAAGATTGACAGGCTTACCAACTCAAGGAGACCATACAATCACGGTCAAGACTGGGATGCCCAGTCTATTTGGGCttcataa
- the LOC134190868 gene encoding beta-1,4-galactosyltransferase 7-like isoform X3 — MSSKRNYLLVIVYIATLLIGFTFWMAYMLNDDCLRPRCIDTSLTQKRGHVTTDSEARPVMRPKPRATESEIKYKDEHQLAVLVPFRDRFEELLEFGPHMHQYLNTQRIRHQIWIVNQVDSHRFNRAALINVGFLLSRARGCDYVAMHDVDLLPLNPHLDYSYPEAGPFHVAAPELHPRYHYATFVGGILLLTGKHFEMLNGLSNLFWGWGREDDEFYLRMKEAGLKVGKPVNITTGLLTFKHLHDEKRRKRDKSRYFDQYKVSRTRDRETGLRSVQYEVVKIVNMTISGAPCVIVNVKLTCDTNRTPFCDIPS, encoded by the exons ATGTCATCCAAACGAAATTATTTATTGGTGATCGTCTACATAGCCACACTACTCATCGGATTCACGTTCTGGATGGCCTACATGCTCAACGACGACTGCCTCCGTCCTCGATGCATCGACACGTCACTAACACAAAAAcgaggtcacgtgaccacagaTTCAGAAGCCAGACCGGTTATGCGACCGAAACCACGTGCCACAGAGTCGGAAATAAAATACAAGGACGAACACCAGCTGGCAGTTTTGGTTCCGTTTAGAGATCGATTTGAGGAATTATTGGAATTTGGTCCTCACATGCACCAATACCTTAACACACAGAGAATACGACACCAAATTTGGATCGTCAATCAAGTTGACAGTCACAGATTTAATAGGGCGGCTCTTATTAATGTTGGATTTTTGTTGAGTCGGGCACGAGGTTGTGATTATGTGGCGATGCATGATGTTGATCTTTTGCCGCTCAATCCGCATCTCGATTATTCGTATCCGGAGGCTGGGCCGTTTCATGTGGCTGCACCCGAGTTGCATCCGAGGTATCACTATGCGACGTTTGTTGGAGGGATATTGCTGTTGACtggaaaacattttgaaatg CTGAACGGGCTATCAAATCTATTTTGGGGTTGGGGAAGGGAAGACGACGAATTCTACCTTCGAATGAAAGAAGCAGGCTTGAAG GTAGGAAAGCCCGTCAATATTACAACAGGTTTGCTAACGTTTAAACATTTGCATGacgagaagagaagaaagcgCGACAAGAGTCGATATTTTGATCAGTACAAG GTGTCGAGAACACGTGATCGTGAGACTGGACTACGGAGTGTTCAATACGAGGTCGTGAAGATTGTAAATATGACGATATCCGGTGCTCCGTGTGTGATCGTCAACGTCAAGCTGACATGCGACACAAACAGGACGCCATTTTGTGATATTCCAAGCTGA
- the LOC134190868 gene encoding beta-1,4-galactosyltransferase 7-like isoform X2, with amino-acid sequence MSSKRNYLLVIVYIATLLIGFTFWMAYMLNDDCLRPRCIDTSLTQKRGHVTTDSEARPVMRPKPRATESEIKYKDEHQLAVLVPFRDRFEELLEFGPHMHQYLNTQRIRHQIWIVNQVDSHRFNRAALINVGFLLSRARGCDYVAMHDVDLLPLNPHLDYSYPEAGPFHVAAPELHPRYHYATFVGGILLLTGKHFEMLNGLSNLFWGWGREDDEFYLRMKEAGLKVVRPVGITTGQKTFKHVHDSKKRKRDYASYYNQRKVSRTRDRETGLRSVQYEVVKIVNMTISGAPCVIVNVKLTCDTNRTPFCDIPS; translated from the exons ATGTCATCCAAACGAAATTATTTATTGGTGATCGTCTACATAGCCACACTACTCATCGGATTCACGTTCTGGATGGCCTACATGCTCAACGACGACTGCCTCCGTCCTCGATGCATCGACACGTCACTAACACAAAAAcgaggtcacgtgaccacagaTTCAGAAGCCAGACCGGTTATGCGACCGAAACCACGTGCCACAGAGTCGGAAATAAAATACAAGGACGAACACCAGCTGGCAGTTTTGGTTCCGTTTAGAGATCGATTTGAGGAATTATTGGAATTTGGTCCTCACATGCACCAATACCTTAACACACAGAGAATACGACACCAAATTTGGATCGTCAATCAAGTTGACAGTCACAGATTTAATAGGGCGGCTCTTATTAATGTTGGATTTTTGTTGAGTCGGGCACGAGGTTGTGATTATGTGGCGATGCATGATGTTGATCTTTTGCCGCTCAATCCGCATCTCGATTATTCGTATCCGGAGGCTGGGCCGTTTCATGTGGCTGCACCCGAGTTGCATCCGAGGTATCACTATGCGACGTTTGTTGGAGGGATATTGCTGTTGACtggaaaacattttgaaatg CTGAACGGGCTATCAAATCTATTTTGGGGTTGGGGAAGGGAAGACGACGAATTCTACCTTCGAATGAAAGAAGCAGGCTTGAAG GTTGTACGTCCTGTGGGCATCACAACGGGCCAGAAAACGTTCAAACATGTACACGATAGCAAGAAGAGAAAACGTGACTATGCATCCTATTACAATCAGAGGAAG GTGTCGAGAACACGTGATCGTGAGACTGGACTACGGAGTGTTCAATACGAGGTCGTGAAGATTGTAAATATGACGATATCCGGTGCTCCGTGTGTGATCGTCAACGTCAAGCTGACATGCGACACAAACAGGACGCCATTTTGTGATATTCCAAGCTGA
- the LOC134190868 gene encoding ankyrin repeat and SAM domain-containing protein 1A-like isoform X1 translates to MNEELSKAVGRGDIESVTRLLDMQVDINARDESGNTLLIKACWNNQKEIVEFLLTKSADVNGTGEWGRTALIVCAIIGSEEITDLLLNVKDIDVMKKDDLWGRTAIHHAAMNNHVTIVERLLSCSVPVDINDTEGCTPLWFAARDGDVCCVDVLLKHGASPQHESEIWGSPLEIAKLFGRSDVVEMMEEAIRLRSHPYVKGDVSIMRHQYEETSEVEKMKEELRQSSLVHESEVTRLTTEIQEKEEEMRCLVSALATVSRMASDKIVESHTTSDEFCLSQPPEDVMYAVSALACDQWSDVGLELGYTMPELNSLTSLITASHSKLHAILRTKAAAVGTSNVVGIILSACQRISIPICAAAIRDEVVKRQERLRAQNGGQ, encoded by the exons atgaacgaagaattgagtAAAGCGGTGGGGAGAGGTGATATTGAGTCAGTAACGCGACTTTTGGATATgcaagttgatatcaatgctcGTGATGAGTCTGgg aACACTCTTCTGATAAAAGCGTGTTGGAATAATCAGAAGGAGATTGTTGAGTTTCTACTCACTAAATCAGCAGATGTTAATGGGACTGGTGAG TGGGGACGGACAGCTTTGATTGTATGTGCAATCATTGGATCAGAAGAGATCACTGATCTACTACTGAATGTCAAAGATATTGATGTGATGAAGAAAGATGATCTt TGGGGAAGGACAGCCATCCATCATGCTGCAATgaataatcacgtgaccattgtagagagacttttgtcttgttctgttcctgttgatatcaatgatactGAAGGTTGTACACCACTGTGGTTTGCTGCCCGTGAtggtgatgtgtgttgtgttgatgttctcctaaaacatggagcgagtccccaacatgagag TGAGATTTGGGGATCACCACTGGAGATTGCCAAGCTATTTGGTCGCAGTGATGTggttgagatgatggaagaagccataagat TGAGATCTCATCCTTATGTAAAGGGAGATGTGTCTATCATGAGACATCAATATGAAGAGACA AGTGAAGTGGAGAAGATGAAAGAAGAATTAAGACAATCATCCCTGGTCCATGAGAGTGAAGTGACGAGGTTAACAACCGAGATCCAAGAGAAAGAGGAGGAAATGAGATGTCTCGTGTCTGCTCTTGCTACTGTTAGCAGAATGGCAAGCGATAAA ATTGTTGAAAGTCACACTACTTCTGATGAATTTTGCTTATCACAGCCACCAG AGGATGTGATGTATGCAGTCAGTGCTCTTGCCTGTGATCAGTGGAGTGATGTTGGACTGGAGTTAGGATACACAATGCCTGAACTCAACTCACTCACTTCATTAATTACTGCATCTCACAGCAAGCTACACGCCATACTGAGAACAAAAGCTGCTGCTGTCGGTACCAGCAATGTTGTTGGTATcattttgtctgcttgtcagcGTATTTCCATTCCAATTTGTGCTGCTGCAATAAGAGATGAGGTGGTTAAACGTCAAGAGAGACTGAGAGCACAGAACGGTGGACAATAG